The following proteins are encoded in a genomic region of Devosia lucknowensis:
- a CDS encoding putative F420-0 ABC transporter permease subunit, producing MTRLSLPTLALLVVLSAIVAVTFGPADITAGEVWSVILHHLGIVPESPVSRLRDAIVWELRLPRVLTALAVGAGLALSGTVVQALTRNPLADPYLLGLSSGAALGAVSFALVGLTLLMPVGAFFGSLGALALALLIARLLGGATPSRAILAGICISALASALTSLIIFWYATGDSYREILSWLMGSLSGSLWADTGLAFLALSVCGPVIVLAGRALDAFAFGDTAAAALGIDVPRLRWTLLGATALLTGVMVAIGGAIGFVGLVVPHAVRLAVGSKHRALLPHAVLVGALFMLWTDTAARTLFDPRELPVGIITAIIGAPIFLIVLLRYRRVT from the coding sequence ATGACCCGTCTCTCCCTTCCCACGCTAGCGCTGCTCGTCGTCCTCAGCGCGATCGTGGCCGTCACCTTCGGTCCAGCCGACATCACGGCTGGCGAAGTGTGGTCGGTGATCCTGCATCATCTGGGCATCGTGCCCGAAAGTCCGGTCTCGCGGCTGCGCGACGCCATCGTCTGGGAGCTGCGGCTGCCGCGCGTGCTGACGGCCCTGGCGGTCGGAGCAGGTCTGGCCCTGTCGGGCACGGTTGTGCAGGCCCTGACCCGCAATCCCCTGGCCGATCCCTATCTGCTGGGCCTGTCCTCGGGCGCTGCGCTCGGCGCGGTGAGTTTTGCGCTCGTGGGCCTGACGCTGTTGATGCCCGTTGGCGCCTTTTTCGGCAGCCTCGGCGCGCTGGCCCTGGCATTGCTGATCGCGCGCCTTCTCGGCGGCGCCACGCCGAGCCGCGCCATCCTCGCCGGCATCTGCATTTCGGCACTCGCTTCGGCCCTCACCTCGCTGATCATCTTCTGGTACGCCACCGGCGACAGCTATCGCGAAATCCTGTCCTGGCTCATGGGCTCGCTTTCCGGCTCGCTCTGGGCGGATACGGGCCTGGCCTTTCTCGCACTCTCCGTCTGCGGTCCGGTGATCGTTCTCGCCGGACGCGCATTGGATGCCTTCGCCTTCGGCGACACCGCCGCCGCCGCCCTGGGCATCGACGTGCCCCGGCTGCGCTGGACCCTGCTCGGCGCCACGGCCCTTCTGACCGGTGTCATGGTTGCCATTGGCGGCGCCATCGGTTTCGTCGGCCTCGTCGTACCGCATGCGGTACGGCTTGCCGTCGGCTCTAAGCACCGCGCGCTGCTGCCTCATGCCGTACTGGTCGGGGCACTCTTCATGCTCTGGACCGACACTGCCGCACGCACCCTGTTCGATCCGCGCGAACTGCCGGTGGGCATCATAACGGCCATTATCGGTGCACCGATTTTCCTGATCGTGCTCCTGCGCTACCGGAGGGTCACATGA
- a CDS encoding ABC transporter ATP-binding protein, whose product MSLVVSGLSVSKSGKAIVSDIAFTAPTGAITGIIGPNGAGKSTVLSAMLGLLTATGSARFEDRELPTMPRRERARMVALVEQSASTEERLLVRDVVALGRIPHEAAWQAAPSPEDAGIIAMALHETGMTAFADRRFDTLSGGEQQRVHMARALAQQPRLLLLDEPTSHLDIAAQLQLLALLKRKSASGMTVLLVLHDLNLAARYCEHFVLLSQGRLAAEGRPDEVLTPARLQEIYGVNARLVRDPQAGRPLIVYDDADAFPPHQIPD is encoded by the coding sequence ATGAGCCTCGTGGTCTCAGGACTCTCGGTCAGCAAGTCCGGCAAGGCCATCGTCTCTGACATCGCCTTCACGGCCCCCACGGGTGCCATCACAGGGATCATCGGCCCCAATGGCGCCGGCAAGTCGACCGTGCTCTCGGCCATGCTTGGCCTCCTCACCGCCACGGGCAGCGCACGGTTCGAAGACCGGGAGCTGCCCACCATGCCGCGCCGCGAGCGGGCCCGCATGGTCGCGCTGGTCGAACAGTCCGCCTCGACCGAAGAACGCCTTCTGGTCCGCGACGTCGTTGCCCTTGGACGCATCCCGCACGAGGCGGCCTGGCAGGCGGCGCCCTCCCCCGAGGATGCCGGCATCATCGCCATGGCACTGCATGAAACCGGCATGACGGCCTTTGCCGACCGCCGCTTCGATACCCTCTCGGGCGGCGAGCAGCAGCGCGTGCATATGGCACGGGCACTGGCGCAACAGCCGCGCCTGCTGCTACTCGACGAGCCCACGAGCCATCTCGACATTGCCGCGCAGCTGCAATTGCTGGCGCTCCTCAAGCGCAAGTCCGCCTCCGGGATGACGGTGCTGCTGGTGCTGCACGACCTTAACCTCGCGGCACGCTACTGCGAACATTTCGTGCTGCTCTCGCAAGGCAGGCTGGCGGCCGAAGGGCGACCCGATGAAGTGCTGACGCCCGCTCGCTTGCAGGAAATCTACGGCGTCAACGCACGTCTAGTCCGTGATCCCCAGGCTGG